One stretch of Nocardia fluminea DNA includes these proteins:
- a CDS encoding GntR family transcriptional regulator: METTLQGLPRSPNKQRHQLSEDVATYVRELIITGQVRPGDFLRIEPVAEAVGVSNTPVREGLLLLSGEGFVELVPRRGFMVSAFSKQDVRDLFWAQATMAGELAGRAAKSISPRELDHLEGVVEAHARAAASGSDDELVTYGHEFHRSINLAADSRRLAMLLATVVKQLPNRFYINIEGHGEDTLRDHPLILEALQKRRPKAANALMRDHIMSSADELISMLEKQGLWAELQKSTA, translated from the coding sequence ATGGAAACCACCCTGCAGGGTTTGCCGCGGAGTCCGAACAAGCAACGTCACCAACTGTCGGAGGACGTCGCGACCTACGTCCGCGAGCTGATCATCACCGGCCAGGTCCGCCCTGGCGACTTCTTGCGGATCGAACCGGTCGCCGAAGCTGTCGGCGTCAGCAACACCCCGGTGCGGGAAGGACTGCTGCTGCTCAGCGGCGAGGGTTTCGTCGAACTCGTGCCGCGCCGCGGTTTCATGGTGTCGGCATTCAGTAAACAGGATGTGCGCGACCTGTTCTGGGCGCAGGCGACCATGGCGGGGGAGCTGGCGGGCCGGGCGGCGAAGTCGATCTCCCCGCGCGAGCTCGATCACCTGGAGGGTGTCGTGGAGGCACATGCCAGGGCGGCCGCGAGTGGGTCCGACGACGAGCTCGTCACCTACGGTCACGAATTCCACCGCTCGATCAACTTGGCAGCGGATTCGCGTCGGTTGGCCATGTTGCTGGCTACGGTCGTCAAGCAGCTCCCGAATCGCTTCTACATCAATATCGAGGGCCACGGTGAGGACACGCTGCGCGACCACCCGCTGATCCTCGAAGCGCTGCAGAAGCGCCGCCCCAAGGCCGCCAACGCCCTGATGCGCGACCACATCATGTCCAGCGCCGACGAACTGATCAGCATGCTGGAGAAGCAGGGGCTGTGGGCCGAGCTTCAGAAGTCCACGGCCTGA